Part of the Zonotrichia albicollis isolate bZonAlb1 chromosome 2, bZonAlb1.hap1, whole genome shotgun sequence genome, ACTGCAAAAAGCAGGAtttgtgccagtgctgctggatgCTGTAGGGAGGTGAAATCCCTGCCTTACCCATCCAGCACCCATGGCCCAAATAAAAAGTTGGAAGAAGGCTAAATGGAAGTTAGCATCTCCTATTTCCCTGTATGCTTGGCCTTGAGAGCACTCACAGTCACACTTGATGGGGATCAAGTTCTACATTACTACCCTTCCTTCAGCGATCCTTCTCTAGAGGGGGCCTTGCACAGGGTGTTAGGGAGTAAGACatctttcctcttttcctgacaatcctctcttccctcctcctttcAAGAATATCAGCTGTTTGCCTTCATCAGCCACATGGGCACTTCAACTATGTGCGGACATTATGTTTGTCACATCAAGAAAGATGGCAGGTAAGCTTTTCCACAGTGTAAGGAAAATGAGGGACTGGTTTAAATCCCCATCCTGCCCCATTTCCTTAGAGGTCTTGGaggggggggggtttggggctgagAGCAGGTGAGTGCAATCAAGTTGTGTCTTAGCCATGGAATGGCATTCCTGAGCTCCTCTTGTGCCTGTTGCAGGTGGGTGATCTACAATGACCAGAAAGTCTGTGCTTCTGAGAAGCCCCCCAAGGACCTGGGCTACATCTACTTCTACCAGCGGATTCCCAGCTAGAGCATCCTCTTGCTGTGTGTGGTGGGGGGAGAGTGGGCTGAAGGTGTGGGGGGGGAAAGGGGTGGGGGCAGTGAGGGTGGGAGCAGGGTCCTTCTCGTCCCTGCTCCTTTCCCCAGTCCCTTCACGGCCTCTCTGTGGAGACATGGGGAGACAAGAGTTCACTGACTAATCAGCtgggggctggagcccctgtgGACATGAGtgaagggggtttggggggttggGAATATCTCTTTCTATAGGAAGTGTCCTCACTGTCCTCACCCCCGTGACACACAGCCCTAGTGCTTCGCTGCTTGGTGGGATGATGCCACCTCCTTGCTGTCCGGAAGGAGAGGAGGGGCCTTGTGTGTACGTGTGGCTTGTGAATGGGGGGGGTTCCTCCAGCCCGCCCTGTCGGGCGGGGGCGTGGGGCGGGCAGCAAGGCGGGCCACGAGCAGCGCTTCCCCTTGTGTGCCCTTGCCATGCCAAAATACACGAGGGACAAAATAAAAGTCGAAATACCGCCCTGGCTCCGCTCTGACCCCGCCGGCCGCGGGAGCGCGGGTGGGGCAGGGGGCGGGGCTCCGCCGCGGGGCGTGGTCTGGGGCGGGGCATGTGGGGGGGCGGGGCCTCGGCCGCCGCCGGCCTATAAAAGGGGCGCCGGTCGCCGTTCGCACTGCCGCCGCTGACCTTCGCGTTTCGTccggtgccggccccgctccgctcgTTCCCGCCATGGCGCACAGGAAGTTCTTCGTGGGGGGCAACTGGAAGATGAACGGCGACAAGAAGAGCCTGGGCGACCTCATCCACACGCTGAACAGCGCCAAGCTCTCCGCCGACACCGGTGAGGGCGCGGCCCGCACGTAGCGCACGTCCCACACGGCCCTGCGGAGCCGGGGACCGGGCCCGGGCCCGCGCGGGGGAGCAGCAAATGTCAGAGGGCGGCGGGGGCCTAAATATAACCCCGCGGTAGCGGCGCTAAATATACCCGTGAAACCGGATCCGGATTCCCGCAGGCCCGGCCGCCACGTGCGGCCGACCCCCGGGGCGCCCCCGGCCGATCCCCGCAGACCCCGCGGGCCCGGGACCCCGCGCCTCCCTCGGCCTGGCCCCCGCACCTGGAAGCGGGGCTCTCGCAGCGccgcgctgctgccgggctgcgctgcccccgccccgccgccgtgCTCGGTTAGAACCCAGGCATAACCCGGCTCTTCCCGGTTCGGCCAGGCCCGGGCTGCAGGGTGGGATTCTCGCCCCATCTTTTATGTGGGCACTTTCCAAGGGACCCCTGTGACCTGGCCGTCGGCCCGGTATCGCGTGTCCAGCCCCTGGAAAGGGCTTTCATCCCTGCTGCTGAGTTATCGGATAGCAGGGATTGTCCTGTGGCAGAGGGGCCCCCAAATGTCAGTGAGGAGGGCGGGCTCAGGAGTGAGGGATGACCTCTTGGGGCCGGGATCAGTGGCCGGGTACAGTTTCTTCCCTTCTCCTGGCACAAGGGTAACAGGGTGCTTTGCCTTACAGAGGTGGTTTGTGGAGCCCCCTCCATCTACCTAGACTTTGCCCGTCAGAAGCTCGATGCAAAGATTGGCGTGGCAGCCCAGAACTGTTACAAGGTACCAAAGGGAGCTTTCACAGGAGAGATCAGGTAAGCCACAGAGTCAAGTCAGGGTGCCTCTGGGATGTGAATTTCCTCCAGTGAGTCATCTCCtttctccccagcccagcaatGATCAAGGATATTGGAGCTGCATGGGTGATCCTAGGCCACTCAGAGCGAAGGCATGTTTTTGGAGAGTCTGATGAGGTGAGTGCCCTCATAGAATGGAGACATGGTCCAGCTTAGATGGGTCTGCAAAGACTGTCAAAGTGAGCAGTTAAAACAGACCTCCAACCTGTTTTACTGGATGCCTTGtttcttttccattcccagttgATTGGGCAGAAGGTGGCTCATGCTCTGGCTGAGGGCCTTGGAGTCATTGCCTGTATTGGAGAGAAGCTGGATGAGAGAGAAGCTGGCATAACAGAGAAGGTGGTTTTTGAACAGACCAAGGCTATTGCTggtaagaggaaaaataaatggttggtttgggtttttttagccactttccagccctgctcttcCCAGTATGGGGGTATTGTGCTCACCTCTACCTTCTCCCTCTTCCCTAGATAATGTGAAGGACTGGGGTAAAGTGGTGCTTGCCTATGAGCCAGTCTGGGCTATTGGAACTGGTAAAACTGCAACTCCCCAACAGGTATGAGTGGAGAGGTGGCTGATTAAATGAGCAACTGACCCTTCCCCTCAGGAAACCTTCCTGAAGATTCTTAGTGAGAATCTCCTGGAGAATTCTTAGTGACTTAGAGAATATCTGTTCCCTTGTCTTTGGAAGGGAACTGTGTGCAGAGTGGCTCAGGCCTCAGTGTGACTCCTGTGTTGTATTGCAGGCTCAGGAAGTTCATGAGAAGCTGCGGGGGTGGCTGAAAAGCCACGTGTCTGATGCTGTTGCTCAGTCAACTAGGATTATCTATGGAGGTAAGTGAGTCTGGAGCGACTTTCCAGGGCAGGAAGTGCTTAGTTTCTCTACCTGTTGCGGCAGTTGTACATCGTTTATTCCTGGCAAGGAAACTCTTGACTTTGAGAGCATAAAGAATCACCTTCTAGCTTGTCTGGGTAGCTTGCTTGGATAAATGGGAGACAGGCTTGCTGTCTGCAGGAGGTGGCTGGTACCTTGCCAGTCCTGCCTTTGCCCTGGCTCCATTTTCCTAGAGCTGGCGCCTCTGACCTTAAACCACTGCTCCCTCCTTAGGCTCTGTCACTGGCAGCAACTGTAAGGAGCTGGCCTCTCAGCACGATGTGGATGGCTTCCTTGTTGGTGGAGCTTCTCTCAAGCCAGAGTTCGTGGATATTATCAATGCCAAACACTGAAGCACCCCATGAGGAGCTGTCCCTTGTGGTTAAGAAATGGAAGCAAGAAGGGACCTTTTATTGCACACGTCTCAGTACGGAGGCCTCCCCAAGGCTTTCCCCCTCCACAGTCATTGTTGTAGATGTTCTGCTAAACACCCCCACCACGTCAGAGTCCTGTTAGCAGGAGCTGTCTCAGCAGAGTCTTGGCAGTCTCCTGGCTGAGCTGAACCCTCAGATTCCCCCTGACCTGTTCAGAGCCCACAGCCCACCTGGCCAGTatctctccctttccctgcagccctgcagggagagggggCCGCTGGTGCTGCGGGGAGGAAAAGGAACCACAGTCTTGCATCCCTCAGCTCCATCAGCAAGGAACCTGTCAGCTTAGATCCTTGTGAGATGTCTTACCTCACCTGTGTCCCGTACTGAACAATaaatggaaaacagaaaaagcaaaggtGTGTCCTGGATCTTATTTGGAAGCATCTCGGGGACAAGCAGTGTAAAGAACTTAATGCTTGTGGAGGTGGCTGGTTGCAGAGAGGGTTTTGTGGGCATTTCCCTGAGAGCCCACTGTTACCCCCATAGGCACTGCACAGGTTCTACTTGCATCTTGCTTCTGTCATATACCAGCTCTTCTTTGGGCCTGTGGTGATTCTGATATATCTGTGTCTGTTCCAGTGGCTGCTGGAGCACCTGGCTGCTCCACCAGGGAGCCACTCTTCCCTGGCAGGCTCAGTAATGTGCTCATCCCTGCTCTTTGCCTGTAAGGACTGGTAATTGACTTTGCTCATTACATGTAGAGTGGAGCAGCTCAGTCTCTGCAGGGAAGGATTTTGCTTAGGCCCTGTGTTGGGGCAGTGCTTGCTGCCTGCTTTCAGCCATGTGCTGGTGGGTGAGGAAGCAAGACTTGATGTCACTTCCcagctgctgggttttttttggtagtACTGAGGATGATGAAAAAGCAGTGCCTCACAAGGAGGAGCTTGTTTGTGAGGCGGTGCATCCTTGGGAGCCTATGGGCAGTGTTCCAGCTGCTAGTGCCAGCATCACCTGAGGGATaaggggctggagctgaggagCAAGGAGGGAAAAGCCTGATGCTGTGGGGGGCTCCTGCCCtactgctgctgggggagcctcctgctgcccagctgcaggggaGGGATCTCCTTCCTAGGATAGCAGGTGCTCTGAGAAGGAGCCTGACAGCAGCAAGGAGgtggcagctccctgctctgtaTGTGTGTGGAGTGATGGAGAAAGGAGGATAattcaaaggcaaaaaaaaaatctgaaaacttTTCTTCAACCAGAGCACGTGTTTGTGAGGCTGCTGGGTTGTGGCTGTAGTCTGGGGCTCTTGGGTCACCCAGACCAGAGCAGCAGTGATGCTGCAGGGACTGGGTACAATCACTCAGGGCTGGGCCAccggctgcagctctgctgtcagctcctgcccagcccttcccacagcacaagagcccaggagAGTGACCTACATAGAAGAAAACAGATGGGAGCTGGCCATTGATCTTACTGCTTTGAGAGAATGCAGGGGCATGAAAACATTCATTTAATGAGGAATAAACTcatggaaaataatttctacATCAGCAGGAGTGTCAgatcttgtttctcttctttatGTCTGCTTCCTGGCAGGACTGCAGCTTTCTGGAGTGGAAATACTGCCAGATCCTCGCAGCAAATTGTAGTGGTTGGCTGTTAAACAGGTTGCTGTTGGAGAAAAATGCACTGTGCCAgatgtgacagcctgagagagGCTGCGATGGCTCcacatcctcagccccaaacaaTAGCCAGGCTGAGCTTGTATTCCCAGAAGACACCACACACACatgttggactcaatgatccttttGGGTATCCCTTtaaactcagaatattctgtgattttgaatATATTGCACTTAAACATGGCCCTGGCTGGCCACACACATCCATCCACACAGAGCCCTCCCACTCAGCAGAGGCAGCCTCACCCCATTCTCTGTGCCAGCTGAGCAGGACAGAGGTGCCCTAGTGAGCCTCTGTGTATTTATTTACAGCAGTATTTACACACGTGTACAGGGTGtctccttccagcagctgggctcaggcagtgcccaggggctgcccctcaatcccagcctctccagcccccagcagcagctccctgtggtgCTCTGACCACGAGTTCCTCACGCAGGACAAAGTGCAAAAGAAGTTTAATGAGGAAACCCGACAGGCTGCGCTGATCAGGTGCAGGACGTGGACAAATCATCACAAACCACTGACACATGACCGGccctttttcttcctgtatGCAATATTTGTTTCTCTGCCTGCCCTAGATcacccctggctcctgcccTAACCACTCCCTGATGAGTCCTGTGCAATCCCCAGATGCTCTTCCCCTGCATCTCATCCTGTGTCCCACACCCCTGCAGACAGCTGCACCCCTAATCCTAaaggtgctctggggctgaggctcCCAGGATGGGGCTGGACAGGGTGTTCCTTTCACTGAGTCCTTAATCTGGGTTCCCACCCGCCACTGTGCTCCTGTGCCCCTTGAAATGGGCCTTTATTGGGCTGATGCTCCAGGGACGGGCCTGGAAGCAGCctggtgggtgctgctggggctcccTCTCCTGCCATTGTCACCCTGTGCTCCTCTGAGGGTGTGCGGGCCAGCTTTAAGCACATACCCTCCCTTATTATCAATATAATTAGGTTTGGGATATATATAATCTAAATAAAATTTCTCTAGTTTAAAGCTTTGTGTTTCCTTCTGTAATTAGGGAATGTTTAGGGCAGGAAGCAAAGGCAGGAAAGGAAGTGTTCATATGTAGATTATTTCTTTactctgagggtggtgaggcactggaacaggttgccccatccttggaggtgttcaaggccgGGTTGGATGGAGCCCTCGGCAACCTGGTCTGAtgggtggcatccctgcccgTGTCAGGGGTATTGAATTGAGCACATTTTTGAGGTTCCTTCCGATCCAAACCAACCTGTGGTTGTGTGATAATGAGCAGGGGGTGAGCTCAGATTGACATTCAGCTGTGTAGCACAGGAGAAGGGCTCGGCACcggggagcccagcaggacaaggCAGGGGCCAGCTCGCTGTGCAGCCCTGAGCGCAGGGTGCTGAGCAGGAAGGGCCATGGCTGATGGTTGTGCGAGCAACTCTGCCTGGACCAGCTTAGCCAGCACCAACCTTATCCAGGCACTGCAAAGGAGCAAAGGGCACTGAAGGGAAAGGGAGCAGAGCCTTGGACTTTGGATTAACTGCAAACCACTGCTGACCATCAGCTCTGACTAGCATTCCTGGCTGGTAAACAGCCAGTGCTGTTGGCATCGGCTGGGCACGGGAAACCTcaacccttcccagctccacagCCTGGAGGACGAGAATGGAGCAGTGCACCCCAAAACTCCCTTCCCGGCATCCACATGCTCATATTCGGGGAGGCTTCATGCAGAGCCAAAGGCTAATTCTGCTCAACATgttaattaaatatttactaGAGGGTAAATTAAGAGTTCATTAGGCATTCACCGCCCCAGTGCCCACCAccctgtgcagctctgcccGACTTTGAACCCGCCCCGTTCTGAGCTGGGTGCGCACACAGGTCCTTCCCACCGAAAAAAATCCTTTGGTTCTCTGCATACGCTAACAGCCGCAGATGTCACCCAGTCGGGAAGGCGCAGTGGGATCGCAGAGCGCCGGCGGTGAGGGCGGGACACGATtggagctttcccagccccGGGGCCGCGGCGCTGGGCACAGCGGCGGGCCCGCCCCCGTTCCCATGGCAGCGGCCGGGCCTCGGGCAGCGGCCGCCGCGGGGGGCGGCAAGCGCGGCCGGCCCCGGCAGCatggaggacgaggaggagagggaagagggcgaggagaaggaggaggaggaggagaaggagaaggagaaggagaaggagaaggagaaggagaaggagaaggagaaggagaaggagaaggagaaggagaaggaagaagaggtgAGGGGGAGGCCCTCAGCACCGCCCGGTTGTGGCTGGGCCAGCGTTGGCGTTGTgctctctccttctctcccagGAGCCGCCACCCTGTCCCCTGACCGAGGAACACTTCAAGGAGGGACTGTCTCTCCTCTGTAAGACCGGCAACGGGCTGGCCCACGCCTATGTGAAGTTTGAAGCCAAAGACAAGTGAGTGTGCAATGCCTGACCCGGCAGAAGCCCCTCACTCCTTGGCCATGGAGCCGCTGTGCCACAAGCTGGTGACCGGCCATGTGGGAAGGGAGCGTagccaggccctgctctccggccacctggattccagccgtgcctcagcacagcctgtccatcctcagccctggctgggcactgCCTCCAGCACGGCCAGACACACTGCTGGGAGCAtcagtgtccccaaggctgaGGGCAGCCTGCCCATCGCTCTGGACTGTGCTCTCCTAGGGGGGCTGAACAGAGTGACCTCCCTACaggcactttgagaaatatccATTGACATCTGTCCTCCCAGCTGCTAACCTTTAAGGCAGGCAGCTGTAAGTACACAGGCACACAGCTGTAAGTACCATGCCACAATGGCCTTGGGACAGTTTGGAGTCTCAGCCTCCCCAGCAGAGCCACCTAACCAAGGCCCCATTAAGACTGTTTCTTTCAGCAGTCTCATAGGGTATCTCAACCACTGTTTTTTCCACTAGAAAAGTCCTTCCACACAGTCCTTTGTGCTGACACTATTGTCCaacagacccctccccaaaacttACCCTTCTCTGCTCTGGTTGTGCCCTGTCCTGACAGATAGAATTCAATGGGAATAAGTACTCCCTCTGCcaggaaagcagattcaatcTTACCATTCATCTTTACTGACAGGCCGATCCCTATCACctgcctttttcttccttttctcagcAGGGCTTCCTAGGACACCAGGGAAGTAGGAGAGGTGGTTGCCCTCCTACCAAAAAGATGGTCATGGGGAAATATGTGAGATATTTTATTCACATTCACTCTCCCTCAGGGGCCTGACAGACATCAGCCTCCTCGAACACTTCATTCACCTGCGGTATGTGGATTTGTCAAAGAACAAGCTGAAAGATTTGGCCCCCCTGAGCAGCCTAACCCAGCTGCTTTGGCTGAAGGTGGATAGGAATCTGCTTACCAGTGCCAGCATGCAGGAGCTGCCCTACCTCCAAGTCATCAGCTTTGATCGCAAccgcatcgtggattttgagggcATTACTCACCCCCTCCTAACCAACCTCAGCCTGAAAGGTGATACAGGCTACCTGTCTTGTGGGACACTCTCTTGGAAAGGTGGGATTAactttcttgtttctttttcctctggcaCTCAGATAATAAAATTGAGACAGTTCTGGGCCTGAGTCATGACCATTTGTTCAGCCTGCAAGTCCTGGAGCTGCGAGGGAACAAGATGAGCACCACAGCAGGGCTCGGTATTTCCAAGCTCAAGAAGCTCTATCTGGTAAGGGATCACCAGCCTGGGGagtgggacagagctgctgcagatcccagcacctgcagctcaCATAGCACCAAGGGAGTGGCCATGAACCAGGAATCTCAGAGGAGTCCATGTTGAGTGCATCAGGTTCTTCCCTCCTGCAGGAGGGCAGCTTTCCCTTTAGGCAGTGTTGGGCAGGCTTTGTATTCTGTGTGCCctgggacctctggagatcatgggCAAAGCCACAGCTTTGCCCTTTGGGTGACAAAGGGAGGCAATgcctctttctcttctctgatGGGCCTAATCAAACACTGGTTTAAAGTGGTTTAAAGGCAGCACAATTATGTGATTCACACCTACAGCTGCCAAAAAAGAAATTGATTCAATATTGCAGTGAAACTAAGATAGGAGAAGCAGTTTCTTAATATCATAAACAATTACTTCAAGGAAGCATTTATTCCTAGAGATGCAAATGAAGAAAGTATGTATGGCTTAGTCCCATAGATCACACTGTGCTACAGCTTGCGAAGACTAAACAGATGTCTTGAGTCACTACCTCTTGAAAAGCAATTAAATATGATAAAGGCTTTGAAAAACTATGCAGCTTCTTTTCATCAAGATTCCCTGGCAGAAAACTCTGAGGAGATTGCTTGCTGAGAT contains:
- the TPI1 gene encoding triosephosphate isomerase translates to MAHRKFFVGGNWKMNGDKKSLGDLIHTLNSAKLSADTEVVCGAPSIYLDFARQKLDAKIGVAAQNCYKVPKGAFTGEISPAMIKDIGAAWVILGHSERRHVFGESDELIGQKVAHALAEGLGVIACIGEKLDEREAGITEKVVFEQTKAIADNVKDWGKVVLAYEPVWAIGTGKTATPQQAQEVHEKLRGWLKSHVSDAVAQSTRIIYGGSVTGSNCKELASQHDVDGFLVGGASLKPEFVDIINAKH
- the LRRC23 gene encoding leucine-rich repeat-containing protein 23, with translation MEDEEEREEGEEKEEEEEKEKEKEKEKEKEKEKEKEKEKEKEKEEEEPPPCPLTEEHFKEGLSLLCKTGNGLAHAYVKFEAKDKGLTDISLLEHFIHLRYVDLSKNKLKDLAPLSSLTQLLWLKVDRNLLTSASMQELPYLQVISFDRNRIVDFEGITHPLLTNLSLKDNKIETVLGLSHDHLFSLQVLELRGNKMSTTAGLGISKLKKLYLAKNTICSLEGLEELEQLEILHLRDNKLEALDGFSASMKCLQYLNLRNNGIKSFEEVGKLQVLPMLQALVLMDNPCAQEPDYRLQVLSWLPRLQRLDKETVEEEEQEEAEKMRQTRKEKEKEKQKEMQESLEDTVPE